Within the Streptomyces sp. R41 genome, the region TCTTCCCGGACCCGGAGACCATCGACTTCACACGCACCCCCAATCCGCACGTGGCGTTCGGCTCCGGCCCGCACTACTGCCCGGGCGGGATGCTGGCCAGGTTGGAGTCCGAGCTCATGGTCGACGCGCTGCTCGACCGGATGCCGGGGCTGCGGCTCGCCGTACCGCCGGATCAAGTTCCCTTCAGGAAGGGCGCGTTGATCCGTGGCCCCGAGGCCCTGCCCGTGACGTGGTGAGCGGCCGATGACCACGACCGAAGGGCTGCTCGTGCCGCCGGGGCACGGCCGCGTCGTGCAGACGCCCGCGCAACACGTGACGTTCAAGGTGACCGGCTCGCACTCGCGCACGGCGTCCACCTTCGAGGTGCTCGTGCCGCCCGGCTTCGACGTCGGCGCCCATGTGCACACGCGCAGCGAGGAGCTGTTCTACGTGCTCGAAGGCGAACTGGACGTGCTCGCCTTCGAGCCGCGCGTACGGACCCCCGACCACTGGCAGAAGTGGGAGTCCAGCTCGGGCAGCCGGGTGGTGCGGGCAACCCCCGGCACGGTCATCGTCGTACCCCCGGGCTGCCCGCACGCCTTCTCCAACCCCACGGAGACCCAGGCCAAGATGTTCTTCCAGGCGTCACCGCCCCCGGACCACGAGCGGTACTTCGAGGAACTCCTGGAGATCCTCGGGTCGGGGGGGCCGCCCGACCATGCGGCGATCGAGGAGCTGAGGGCCAGGTACGACATCGAGCAACTCACGCCACTCAAACACCGATGAGGTGAAGCGCCCTTCAGGGCACGAGGCTGTGACATTGTGCGGCTCCGCCGCGTGGGCGCCACCGGCCACATACGGCCCGCAGCCCGCGTGGGACCTCTACCGGATGGGCATCCCGGACAACGTCCGCGCGATCACCAGTCGCTGAACCTCGCTCGTCCCCTCAAAGATCGTGTAGATGGCCGCATCCCGGTGCATCCGCTCCACGGGGTACTCCCGGGTGTACCCGTTGCCACCGAGGATCTGGATCGCCTGCGCGGTCACCTTCTTCGCCGTCTCACTGGCGAACAACTTCGACATGGACCCCTCGGCCGCGGTGAACGGCTTGCCGTTGACCGCCATCCAGGAGGCGCGCCACACGAGCAACCGCGCCGCGTCGATCGACGTCCGCATGTCGGCGAGCTGGAACGCGACACCCTGGTTGTCGATGATCGGCCGCCCGAACTGCTCACGCGTCTTCGCGTAGTCGAGGGCAACCTCGTACGCGGCCCGAGCGGTACCCACCGCCATGGCACCCACCGCCGGGCGGCTCGCCTCGAACGTCGCCATCGCGGCGTTCTTCACGCGCTCGCCGCCCGCCTTGGCGCGCTCACGGGCACGGGCCAGGCGCTCGTCGAGCTTCTCCTTGCCGCCGAGAAGGCAGGAGCCGGGGATGCGG harbors:
- a CDS encoding cupin domain-containing protein, whose amino-acid sequence is MTTTEGLLVPPGHGRVVQTPAQHVTFKVTGSHSRTASTFEVLVPPGFDVGAHVHTRSEELFYVLEGELDVLAFEPRVRTPDHWQKWESSSGSRVVRATPGTVIVVPPGCPHAFSNPTETQAKMFFQASPPPDHERYFEELLEILGSGGPPDHAAIEELRARYDIEQLTPLKHR